A stretch of the Desulfurellaceae bacterium genome encodes the following:
- a CDS encoding NRDE family protein, with translation MCTLALYSRVFADYPIVAAANRDELLARPSDPPLQLAREPWIWGGRDRVAGGTWLGVNAFGVMAGILNRQSLLPPDPQRRSRGQLCLDALRHPSAAQAADHLARSSPHDYNPFTLVIADAQQAYVLNTTPTTLALHSLKPGLYLFTNRDFNDPSCPRIARLRPHFQRLGQTSQAVSFAGLVPQLRRLMADHGSSPPGLADQDTPYQPDTRNSLCLHLNGYGTCSSSLLAYQTHTQSYHYLFAPGAPCEHSYETVSLPLKENCDLN, from the coding sequence ATGTGTACCTTAGCCCTGTATTCGCGCGTCTTTGCCGACTATCCGATTGTGGCTGCGGCCAACCGCGACGAACTCCTGGCCCGCCCCTCGGATCCCCCGCTCCAGCTGGCACGCGAGCCCTGGATCTGGGGTGGTCGCGACCGGGTCGCCGGTGGCACCTGGCTGGGCGTCAACGCCTTCGGCGTCATGGCCGGTATTCTCAACCGCCAGTCACTCCTGCCCCCGGATCCGCAGCGCCGCTCGCGCGGTCAGCTGTGCCTCGACGCCCTGCGCCATCCGTCGGCCGCCCAAGCCGCCGACCACCTGGCCCGCTCCTCTCCGCACGACTATAATCCCTTCACCCTGGTCATCGCCGACGCCCAGCAGGCCTATGTCCTCAACACCACCCCCACCACGCTCGCCCTGCACTCCCTCAAGCCGGGTCTGTACCTGTTTACCAACCGCGACTTCAACGACCCCAGCTGTCCCCGCATCGCGCGTTTGCGGCCCCACTTCCAGCGGCTCGGCCAGACCTCCCAGGCCGTCTCCTTTGCCGGTCTGGTCCCCCAGCTGCGCCGCCTGATGGCCGACCACGGTTCGAGTCCGCCCGGCCTGGCAGACCAGGACACCCCCTACCAACCCGACACCCGCAACAGCCTGTGCCTGCACCTGAACGGCTACGGCACCTGTTCGTCCAGCCTGCTGGCCTACCAGACCCACACCCAGTCCTACCACTATCTATTTGCCCC